Sequence from the Populus nigra chromosome 17, ddPopNigr1.1, whole genome shotgun sequence genome:
CTCTGGTGCTCTTTAGAGGATATTCTGCTTCCCATTTCAGGTAAAatgaatcaaataatattttatttgttagtgGAAGATTTCTTTGCACTCTTCTCCCTtggtatttgatttgattccaCTTTTCACTTTTGAGGGAGTGATGGTGAAGCAATTTTTGTTATCTTGCTCAAGCTAAGACTTTAAAATAAGGAACTATAGGTTGATCTTGGAATTATGACAGGAATGAACTGTTTCGTGAtctctttatatttgttaatattcaGTACTTTTACAGCTTTGGAGCAATTATTTAAAACTTCTCGCATCTGTCTTTATGCAGTGGTGGACAATGGAATTCTGGTGGGCAATGTGACAGCGAGGTTGAGCCCATAAAAAATGTTACATACCTTAGGGAGTATCCACCAAAGATGCTGGTTCTTGAGAAAGTGCTGAGAAATATGAAAACCCATGTCAGATACCTAAATGTCACACAAATGACCGATTTCCGGAAGGATGGTCACCCTTCAGTGTACAGGAAGCAGAACTTGTCTCCCGTGGAAAGGAAATCACCATTGCTTTTCCAAGACTGCAGCCATTGGTGTCTTCCCGGTGTGCCGGATGCATGGAATGAGATTCTCTATGCGGAGCTTTTAGTAAACGAGAAAAAGAAGCAGCAAACGCAGAAGAGGCAATAGGTAAAGCAAGGAAAGGCCACGCAAATTTTGAgggtgcaaaaaaaaaaggtaatatgGGGTTTAAACTACATGTACATGCAGTATAGCTTTCCTTTCCCTTCAATTTTGGGTTATAGAAACAAAGAAACTCAGGGAAGATCCAAGAAATAGTGTTGTTTTCTCCATGAATTATGAGAGAAACAAGGCAAGAGACGAGTGTATGTGcttctaataatataaatctatttgtttatatatatacatacatggaAGAGGAGAAAGATGAGAGAAGAGATTGAAGCTGAAGTTTACACTCTTGTTTCCTAAACTATTATTCCATTAACCTCAAATTAAGGCTTTGAGGGTTGTAAATGTTCAAATTAATTACTAAGTTTCTTTTCAATAAAGAAATAGTGggctataattaataattattgttCCTCATCCTTCCACCATTGCATTGCATTGTTAAGCTTAATTTACAaccatttaatatatttttgttaagcATGTGATTTGTTTTGATGATCATGTTCAACAAGCTTTCGGTCATTTTCACTTGTAATTGAGTCGTGGTCAATGTTTTTGGTCCGTGAATCTGGAAATTCCAACTATGAAGACGACCGGCTGTTTGTTAGGTAATTGCTACTTTTGACGATTTTTGTATCACGCACTgcggtctctctctctctctctctcgccatGCTGTgtttaccttttttattttttcacatgattAAAAGGGCAGCCTAGGATTAAGCACATGAGATGTGAAGATGCCATTGAATAGCAGGGGTATTTCTAGGACAGTGCTTTAAGAACATGCTGTGCCTTTGCATTTTATTACAAGCTGATTTCCCCTATTTTGCAAGTGTCGGCAAGCAGAACTAGCTATAAACACGTaggccttttatttatttatgtttatttcaTATAACGCATATCTTTTAATGCAATAATTAATGAACTCATATTTTTCGTGATTCTTTTCCGTTCTGGTTGCGAAAGAAGTTCAATGCTGAAAGGCAATTTTGCACGggcaagttttgttttttgtttttatgctatAATACAGGGATGTTCATTTttagttcggttcggtttttatcaaaaaaaataaccaaactgaattttttttttaaaaaaaactggaaccaaaccgaaaccagtTCAAATCGGCCGGTTTTCGTTCGGTTCAGTTTTGTAGAGCAAAAACTGGTTAAaaccagtttggctcggtttttttggtttggctcagttttttcggtttttttctgattttttggttcggttcggttttttcggttccaggcttaaaaaaccgaaaccgaaccgaatcggttggtttttttaaaattttaattgtttaattgatttttttcatggtttggttttttcgattatttttttctgattttctcggtttaatcggttttttgatttttttaaacactCCTGATCATAGATCCATTATGGTATAATTCAAGGATATAAATGCATCGGTTACAACCCGAAAATTCCTTGTAGGTTTAGCTGCTTATGAATTTCCCTTTTATGTTGTATTAAAATTCCTTCAAGTATATCccttttatgtttatgtttttgttatatCTAGAGCAGTGGGATTTGAACCTCAATATTATAAATGATatcagaattttattttcagtttccaATTACTGTCTACTAGACCAATGTCATTGGCTATAAGTGAAATATCCCAAAATAATGCCTTGGAGCTCTTGTGCAAGtgatcaaacacaatattataAACTCATAGTTACCTCACATTTCAATTGAACCCTTTCATTTGTAATGAATTTTGAGTgcatcactatttttttaaaaaataaaaaaataaaggggtataaaattactattttgccTTAAAACCATTACACTAACTAATAGGGGTAGAACAATCTTTTTATTGGATCTAATGGAAGTTATTAGATTGGTTTTGTgcatccttttaatttttcttagcaCATTAGAATTACTAAATAATCTTCAAAAGCAATATTTAATTAACTGCAATCTAAGGGTGTTTTTTGTTAAAGcacaataaaatcattaaaatacctttaaaagtCTAATTTATTTAACTAGCGCACAGACTTTTAAgggtgattttttaattaaaaatataagtataaatattaaaaaaattactgacTGGATGATGCTTGTGCACTTTAAGCAGCATGCTCGGTGTCATTCAGTGTCTAAACATTGACTTCTAAAGCGACATTGGAATCTCTTTGAAAATGTTTTCATATCTAAGGAGACACGCGTGGTCAACAAATCTCTGTTTTGGTgttattaacctttttttttatcttttcgaTTTCCATGCCAAatcttctaatttttcaaaacaatcacttaatttattttcctttagatttgattttggtttttttattaaaatttattttatttaaaattaatgattacataaaatatcataatatttgatcatatttttatttttccactaTAATTccaaaaaatccattttacatctcaagtcaaataaaatttttaaaaatgattaaaataagaaattgccATTGTATGTAATATAACACAAACAACTATCATGTCAATTTCTTTTCCTAttctcttcctttcctttttaattaggGTTTTATATGTAAAAGAATTATCTCGATCCAAaagtttaaattgttaggtaatgtctcaagatatgatttatattattctctaacacaccctctcaagtgaaagctttttaggcttgaaacttgcacaaactcCCACTGTctaatgcttaatttttatcaaataaatgagaatgatgagattcgaactcatgaccgTTTGATCATCAAgattctgataccatgtcaaataactatctcaactcaatagcttaagttattaggtaaggtcccaaaatataatttatattattctctaacactatAACCATAGATGAAAATGATACGTATCCAAGAACGTTAAGCAGCTCTACTATATGTATCATAAAATGGGCTGAACCGGTCCAAAAATTGATTCTAGATGTTTGTCGATTCAGagggttaaactgaaaatattcctAGATGGCGGCTTAGCTAATGGGCTCATGGCTCGACTAAAAGGCTTGGGGGTTTAGCTTATGGTTCGACTTAAGTGACTTAGGTGGCTTAGCTTGGCCCAAATATATGCATGCGTGCACAtcaatcatcttttttctctagGCGTGTTGGCTATGCATCGTTGACCGTGCAGATGTTTTAGATGATATGTGTCGTTTACTAAAAATTCTGATTATGATGATTTTTGCACCTTTAGATTTGTAATTAATAACCTTATACCATGAAATaatcaaaacatgtttttgataactttgaaattttaatcGTATCTCaaaaactcttattttttacaaataaaactcCAATATTAATTGTTAGTGAGATAGCTAGTAGTGGTTTTGAAACATTTAGGGAAGataaacaacttttttatttttttattgtataaacaACAagcttatataaattataaactctcaccctctttttctttttctctgtagtgtttcacttttttatttatatacataATGAAAGCATGacaaatcaaagttttaatagTTGAGTTTACTACATCAGCTTCATCATGCTGATCCAAGTTTAACAACAACGTATGCTTCTATAGCTCACGGAGCTTCATCTTGGTACAGGTTACATTGCATGGAGTTTGGGCTTGCGTACTCTGCACGAGCGTCGTGCCTTCTGAACCAAAGGGTTCTCTGCATCATCATTTGAGCTTGAACTTCCCTGCCCAGTTTCTAGTTCCAACTCTCTCTTATTGCCGTACAACCTCCAACCCTAACTTTCCCAATATCcatttgagatgatgacgaaaACAGGCTGGTATCTAGCCCTTTGGCAGGCTGATGCCTAGTCCATCTGTCGAAACCGATTCAGACACCAGCGTAATGTGTGACAATAGCCCCAACAATCAAAGGtttacaacaacaataaaagcaaaattatagtgaaatgaaaaataaatggaagttAGGTGAATTGTTACCTCTTCTCGATTTAAAATGatctgtgtttttttgtttttagcgcAGCTTCTACCTTTTTTGATGCCTCGTCTAAATAATGCATAGCTATGTTCTGGGAAATCCTCAAATGCAGAGGTTTTATAAATGACATCCAAAGCTTTTTTCAAAAGCAAACTCATTGGCTGTTGCTTCTGACCAGCCAACTTCTGAACATGCTCAACTTCTGCCACACTATCTTTACCACATTTTGTCCACCGCTTTAATATGTACTGGTCTGGTATACGAAAGACATTTCTTGCATTGAGTACCTTTAAGGCATGGACACATAAAATTCCTTCTGATTCATATTTCCTACAGCTACATGCAAGATTAGAATCCAGACAGCTGAGTTCAACAATGCTCTCCTTCTGGCCTTCCTCTGTCAGCTTGAATGTAGCATTCGTCCCATCACTAGCAATTTCTTCTATGGCCACTGACAAACATTTTATTAATTCTTCTTGAAATATGTTGAAGATTGTGGGGG
This genomic interval carries:
- the LOC133676860 gene encoding protein FAR1-RELATED SEQUENCE 9-like — translated: MDLSMFVHQYLKVVETQRSAELNEDMRCRETIKVLSSSAMEKQAANIYTPTIFNIFQEELIKCLSVAIEEIASDGTNATFKLTEEGQKESIVELSCLDSNLACSCRKYESEGILCVHALKVLNARNVFRIPDQYILKRWTKCGKDSVAEVEHVQKLAGQKQQPMSLLLKKALDVIYKTSAFEDFPEHSYALFRRGIKKGRSCAKNKKTQIILNREEMD